One window of Nicotiana tomentosiformis chromosome 11, ASM39032v3, whole genome shotgun sequence genomic DNA carries:
- the LOC104086157 gene encoding RNA-binding KH domain-containing protein PEPPER-like, giving the protein MASTEQTQNGSTISPETLTTTTETKPEPENPQQKPEETTDQGPDSVSINAEPVPASEVSIEKPKWPGWPGSCVFRMVVPVLKVGSIIGRKGELVKKMCEETGAKIRVLDGPPSSPDRIVLISGKEEPEAALSPALDAVIRVFKRVSGLEADGNLPGAAGAAFCSIRLLVASTQAVNLIGKQGSLIKPIQQTTGASIRVLSNDEMPIYATSDERVVEIQGEALKVLKALEAVIGHLRKFLVDHSVLPLFEKSYNTPATQTQEREPEPWSERAMLNTSRPGLGMDYPPPTKRDSLFSERESQLDSQYHPPGLSLYGQDPGLSANRTSGLGRAGNPVITQISQTVQMQIPLAYAEDIIGIGGANIAYIRRTSGAILTVQESRGLPDEITVEIKGTSSEVQTAQQLIQEFMGSHKESLPSSYGQLDTGLRQSSYSNLGSGSYSSSSYGGQQYGGGGSYGSFGAGGYSSYRS; this is encoded by the exons ATGGCTTCCACAGAACAAACCCAGAACGGCTCTACGATATCACCAGAAACCCTTACAACAACCACTGAGACCAAACCAGAGCCTGAAAATCCTCAACAAAAACCAGAAGAAACAACAGACCAAGGCCCAGACTCAGTTTCAATTAACGCTGAACCAGTTCCAGCTTCAGAGGTTTCAATAGAGAAGCCAAAGTGGCCAGGATGGCCCGGGAGTTGTGTGTTCAGGATGGTAGTACCTGTGCTCAAAGTTGGAAGTATAATAGGGCGTAAAGGCGAGCTCGTCAAGAAGATGTGTGAAGAAACGGGCGCTAAGATTCGCGTACTCGATGGCCCTCCTTCTTCTCCTGATCGCATT GTTCTAATATCGGGGAAGGAAgaacctgaggcagcattatccCCTGCGCTGGATGCTGTAATAAGAGTGTTCAAACGCGTTAGTGGACTTGAAGCTGATGGAAACTTACCCGGAGCTGCTGGGGCTGCATTCTGCTCTATCAGACTTCTTGTAGCATCAACACAAGCTGTGAACTTAATAGGAAAACAAGGGTCTTTAATCAAGCCTATCCAGCAAACAACTGGTGCCTCCATTCGAGTTCTTTCAAATG ATGAAATGCCAATCTATGCGACTTCGGATGAGAGAGTTGTGGAGATTCAGGGTGAAGCTCTGAAGGTTCTTAAAGCTTTAGAAGCAGTGATTGGGCACCTTAGAAAGTTCTTGGTGGATCATAGCGTTCTTCCCTTGTTTGAAAAGAGC TACAATACACCTGCCACTCAGACGCAGGAACGCGAACCTGAACCTTGGTCTGAGAGGGCGATGCTTAATACGTCACGGCCTGGACTTGGCATGGATTATCCTCCTCCAACAAAGAGGGATTCTCTATTTTCTGAACGTGAAAGTCAGCTGGATTCACAATATCATCCTCCTGGACTTTCATTGTATGGGCAAGATCCTGGACTTTCTGCAAATCGTACTTCAGGCCTTGGTCGTGCTGGAAATCCTGTTATTACTCAG ATTTCCCAAACTGTTCAAATGCAAATACCACTAGCTTATGCAGAAGATATCATTGGCATTGGGGGAGCAAACATTGCTTATATACGGCGTACTAGTGGTGCCATTCTTACTGTGCAAGAAAGTAGGGGCTTACCTGATGAAATCACTGTGGAAATAAAAGGGACATCATCAGAGGTTCAGACAGCTCAGCAACTTATCCAG GAATTTATGGGTAGCCACAAAGAATCACTTCCAAGCAGTTATGGCCAATTAGATACAGGCTTGAGGCAGTCTTCTTACTCTAACCTAGGCAGTGGCTCCTATTCATCTTCTTCATACGGCGGACAGCAATATGGTGGTGGCGGCAGCTATGGATCATTTGGTGCAGGAGGGTACAGTAGCTACAGGTCATGA